One Mycolicibacterium sp. ND9-15 genomic window, GCTCATGGCCACCATCCTGTCGAGGACGGCGTGAATTGACAACGTCGTCGGGCGGTCGTGGCGATCGCGCGCGGCGTACGTTTGGCTCATGGCGGAACTCAAGGAGCGGTTGCGGGCCGACCTCACTGCTGCGATGAAGTCGCAGGACAAGTTGCGCACCGCGACCCTGCGCATGCTGCTGGCCGCGATCACCACCGAGGAGGTCTCGGGCAAGCAGTCGCGCGAACTCACCGACGGCGAGGTGCTCAAGGTCCTGGCCAGGGAGTCCAAGAAACGCGGTGAGGCCGCCGAGATCTACACCCAGAACGGGCGCGGTGAGC contains:
- a CDS encoding GatB/YqeY domain-containing protein gives rise to the protein MAELKERLRADLTAAMKSQDKLRTATLRMLLAAITTEEVSGKQSRELTDGEVLKVLARESKKRGEAAEIYTQNGRGELAANEHAEARVIDEYLPTPLTEAELADVADTAIAQVAEEIGERPGAKQMGLVMKAATAIAAGKADGTRLSAAVKARL